The following are from one region of the Edwardsiella tarda ATCC 15947 = NBRC 105688 genome:
- a CDS encoding cytochrome c-type biogenesis protein CcmH, with protein MTALRSALLALGLLLPGLLWAAVIDTYNFTSEQQEQQYRELTEQLRCPKCQNNSIADSNSIIASDMRQKVYELMQQGYNQQQVVDYMVARYGNFVTYEPPVTPATLILWIGPVLAILGGVWILVRLARRRPASPAEGEGVTPSALSAAEQRRLQRLLNQDDDGEHR; from the coding sequence ATGACCGCACTACGCAGTGCGCTACTGGCGCTGGGGCTTCTCCTGCCGGGGTTGTTGTGGGCGGCGGTGATCGACACCTACAACTTCACCAGTGAGCAGCAGGAACAGCAATACCGCGAGCTGACGGAGCAGTTACGTTGCCCCAAATGCCAGAATAATAGCATTGCCGACTCTAACTCTATCATTGCCTCGGACATGCGCCAGAAGGTGTATGAGCTGATGCAGCAAGGGTATAACCAGCAGCAGGTGGTGGATTATATGGTGGCGCGTTACGGCAACTTTGTGACCTATGAGCCGCCGGTGACACCGGCGACGTTGATCCTGTGGATCGGGCCGGTATTGGCGATCCTCGGCGGGGTGTGGATCTTGGTGCGTCTCGCCCGCCGTCGCCCCGCTTCGCCGGCTGAGGGGGAGGGCGTGACGCCTTCAGCGCTTAGCGCCGCCGAGCAACGGCGCCTACAGCGCCTGCTCAACCAGGATGATGACGGAGAGCATCGATGA
- a CDS encoding heme lyase CcmF/NrfE family subunit, whose protein sequence is MIPEIGNFLLSLALAVSVLLSVYPSWGAARNDARMMALARPLAFGLFASITLAFACLVYAFVANDFSVAYVAANSNSQLPVYFRIAATWGSHEGSLLLWVMLLSWWTLAVALLSRRMPQDSVARVLAVMGMINIGFLLFILLTSNPFIRTLPGFPIDGRDLNPLLQDVGLIFHPPLLYMGYVGFSVAFAFAIASLMAGRLDTAWARWSRPWTMAAWVFLTLGIVLGSFWAYYELGWGGWWFWDPVENASLMPWLTGTALLHSLAVTEKRGAFKAWTVLLAITSFSLCLLGTFLVRSGVLVSVHAFASDPARGMFILAYLVVVIGGSLLLYALRGGQVRSYTRHELFSRETLLLGNNVLLVAATLVVLLGTLLPLVHKQLGLGSISIGEPFFNTMFTYLMVPFALLLGIGPLVRWRRDTLGRLRKPLLCALVISVLLALLLPWWLQDRIVAMTVVGLVMALWVVVLTLVELYQRATHRDGLWRGLGKLSRSHWGMVLAHLGVAVTVIGIAFSQNYSIERDVRMKSGDSLQIRDYRFVFRDVHEISGPNYTGGEALIDVIRNDQLETILRAEKRFYTNARSMMTEAAVDGGLTRDLYAALGEELSDGVWAVRLYYKPFVRWIWYGGVLMAVGGLLCMLDPRYRSRRTAESQEKKTA, encoded by the coding sequence ATGATCCCTGAGATCGGTAATTTTCTTCTGTCGTTGGCGTTAGCGGTGTCGGTGCTGCTCAGCGTCTACCCTAGCTGGGGCGCGGCACGTAACGACGCGCGGATGATGGCGCTGGCGCGGCCATTGGCCTTCGGGTTATTCGCCAGCATCACTCTCGCTTTTGCCTGCCTGGTGTATGCTTTTGTCGCCAACGACTTCAGCGTAGCCTATGTGGCGGCCAACTCTAACTCGCAGTTGCCGGTCTACTTCCGTATCGCGGCGACCTGGGGCTCGCATGAGGGCTCGTTGCTGCTGTGGGTCATGCTGCTGAGTTGGTGGACGCTGGCGGTGGCATTGTTGAGCCGCCGCATGCCGCAAGACTCGGTCGCCCGTGTGCTCGCGGTGATGGGGATGATCAATATCGGCTTTTTGCTGTTCATCCTGCTTACCTCGAATCCCTTTATTCGCACGTTGCCTGGCTTTCCCATCGACGGACGTGATCTGAACCCCTTGCTGCAAGATGTCGGGCTGATCTTCCATCCGCCGTTGTTGTACATGGGCTATGTCGGTTTCTCGGTGGCCTTCGCCTTCGCCATCGCCTCGCTGATGGCCGGGCGGTTGGATACCGCCTGGGCGCGTTGGTCGCGTCCCTGGACCATGGCCGCCTGGGTATTCCTCACCCTGGGCATCGTCCTCGGTTCGTTCTGGGCCTACTATGAGTTGGGCTGGGGTGGCTGGTGGTTCTGGGATCCGGTGGAGAACGCTTCGTTAATGCCGTGGCTGACGGGGACCGCGTTGCTGCATTCGCTGGCCGTCACCGAAAAGCGTGGGGCCTTCAAGGCTTGGACGGTGTTGCTGGCTATCACCTCCTTCTCACTGTGTCTATTGGGCACCTTCCTGGTGCGCTCCGGGGTGTTGGTCTCGGTTCACGCCTTCGCCTCCGATCCGGCGCGTGGCATGTTCATCCTCGCCTATCTGGTGGTGGTGATCGGTGGCTCGCTGCTGCTGTATGCGCTGCGCGGTGGCCAAGTGCGTAGTTATACCCGCCATGAGCTGTTCTCCCGTGAGACGCTGTTGCTCGGCAACAACGTGCTGTTGGTGGCGGCCACGCTGGTGGTGCTGCTGGGTACCCTGCTGCCGTTGGTGCATAAGCAGCTGGGGCTGGGCAGCATCTCCATCGGTGAGCCGTTCTTCAATACCATGTTTACTTACCTGATGGTGCCGTTTGCCCTGCTGTTGGGGATTGGGCCATTGGTGCGTTGGCGGCGTGATACCTTAGGTCGGCTGCGTAAACCGCTGCTGTGTGCCCTGGTGATCAGCGTGTTATTGGCGTTGCTGTTGCCGTGGTGGCTGCAGGATCGCATCGTGGCGATGACGGTGGTCGGGCTAGTCATGGCGTTGTGGGTGGTAGTGCTGACGCTGGTGGAGTTGTATCAGCGGGCGACTCATCGTGACGGCCTATGGCGTGGTCTGGGTAAGCTATCACGTAGCCATTGGGGCATGGTGCTGGCGCATCTGGGGGTCGCGGTGACGGTGATTGGTATCGCCTTTAGCCAGAACTATAGCATCGAGCGCGATGTGCGGATGAAGTCGGGCGACAGCCTACAGATCCGCGACTATCGCTTCGTGTTCCGTGATGTGCATGAGATCAGCGGTCCCAACTATACCGGGGGGGAGGCGTTGATCGATGTGATCCGTAACGATCAGCTGGAAACCATTCTACGTGCCGAGAAGCGCTTCTACACCAATGCGCGCAGCATGATGACCGAGGCAGCGGTGGATGGCGGTCTGACACGCGATCTGTACGCTGCGCTGGGTGAGGAGTTGTCCGACGGTGTCTGGGCGGTGCGTCTGTACTACAAACCCTTTGTTCGTTGGATCTGGTATGGCGGCGTGCTGATGGCTGTGGGTGGGCTGTTGTGTATGCTGGATCCGCGTTACCGTTCGCGCCGTACGGCGGAGAGTCAGGAGAAGAAAACAGCATGA
- the ccmI gene encoding c-type cytochrome biogenesis protein CcmI has translation MITFWLIVLLLLVGAAALFLIPALRTPRELSAADRDRLNTQLYHQRLRELEQDEAQGIVEGHAEMLADLQHNLLNDVPGEQTRRAAPLSRWALLPGLVVLVALSLGVYLKTGGWRQVAEWHQVMAQMPQLRERVMNEAQKPLDREELARLGLGLRTELQQHPNNVADWVMLGRIGMALNNATTATQAFAHAYKLAPNEPEVALGYAEVLTRSSDEQDNRDASVLLRRLLSQDHQNTQVLSLLAFNAFEQGEYRQAIGAWEMMLKLLPPDDRRRDMIERSIAQARVQAGIDAAQIRVDIAMAPALERQLAPGSQLLITVTDGKNPLPVAVKRLPLGHFPQSVTLSDSDAMMPEHLLSSLSQFQVRVQVAPAEGVAEGASNVFGESAVLPYTSGKTVAITLNRQTP, from the coding sequence ATGATAACCTTTTGGCTGATAGTGCTGCTGTTGCTGGTGGGTGCGGCGGCGTTGTTCTTGATCCCCGCGTTGCGCACCCCACGCGAGCTTAGCGCGGCGGATCGCGATCGTTTGAATACCCAACTCTATCATCAACGCCTGCGTGAGCTGGAACAGGATGAGGCGCAGGGGATTGTCGAGGGGCATGCGGAGATGCTGGCCGATCTGCAGCATAATCTGCTGAATGACGTGCCGGGTGAGCAGACTCGGCGCGCGGCCCCGCTCAGTCGCTGGGCGTTATTACCGGGCTTGGTGGTATTGGTGGCCTTGTCACTCGGCGTCTATCTGAAGACCGGTGGTTGGCGTCAGGTCGCCGAATGGCATCAGGTGATGGCGCAGATGCCACAACTGCGCGAACGGGTGATGAATGAGGCGCAGAAGCCGCTGGATCGTGAAGAGTTGGCGCGTCTGGGATTGGGGTTGCGTACCGAGTTACAACAGCATCCTAACAACGTGGCGGACTGGGTCATGCTGGGACGTATCGGTATGGCGTTGAATAACGCCACGACGGCGACACAGGCGTTCGCCCATGCCTATAAACTGGCGCCCAATGAACCGGAGGTGGCTCTGGGCTATGCGGAAGTGCTGACGCGATCCAGCGATGAGCAGGATAACCGTGACGCGTCGGTCTTGCTGCGTCGCTTGCTTAGCCAAGATCACCAGAATACCCAGGTGCTGAGTCTGCTGGCCTTTAATGCTTTCGAGCAGGGGGAGTACCGTCAGGCGATTGGCGCCTGGGAGATGATGCTGAAGCTGTTGCCGCCGGACGATCGGCGTCGTGACATGATCGAGCGTAGTATCGCGCAGGCTCGGGTACAGGCCGGGATCGATGCCGCCCAGATACGGGTCGATATCGCGATGGCTCCCGCCTTGGAGCGGCAATTAGCGCCGGGGAGTCAGTTGCTGATCACCGTAACCGACGGTAAGAACCCGTTGCCAGTGGCGGTCAAGCGTCTGCCGTTAGGTCACTTCCCTCAGTCGGTAACCCTGTCGGACAGCGATGCCATGATGCCGGAACACCTGCTCTCGTCGTTAAGCCAGTTCCAGGTGCGGGTGCAGGTAGCCCCGGCCGAGGGAGTGGCAGAGGGCGCGAGCAATGTGTTCGGAGAAAGTGCAGTTTTACCCTATACTAGCGGTAAAACGGTAGCGATAACCCTCAATAGGCAGACGCCGTAA
- the cspA gene encoding RNA chaperone/antiterminator CspA, whose protein sequence is MSNKMTGSVKWFNADKGFGFISPADGSKDVFVHFSAIQSNEFRTLDEGQKVEFSVENGPKGPSAVNVVAIN, encoded by the coding sequence ATGTCTAATAAAATGACTGGTTCTGTAAAATGGTTCAACGCAGATAAAGGCTTCGGCTTTATCTCCCCGGCTGATGGCAGCAAGGACGTTTTCGTTCACTTCTCTGCTATCCAAAGCAATGAATTCCGTACCCTGGATGAAGGACAAAAGGTTGAGTTCTCTGTAGAGAATGGCCCTAAAGGCCCTTCAGCCGTAAACGTAGTTGCTATCAACTAA
- the ccmD gene encoding heme exporter protein CcmD, with amino-acid sequence MTPFFDSWQAFFAMGGYAFYVWLSVALSLLPLLGLVLHTTLRRRALFREIRRHQARELRMRQAQSAAADADQGGYTS; translated from the coding sequence ATGACTCCATTCTTCGATTCTTGGCAGGCCTTCTTTGCGATGGGGGGGTATGCCTTCTACGTCTGGCTCTCGGTCGCGTTGAGCCTATTGCCGTTGTTAGGTTTGGTGCTGCACACTACCCTGCGTCGGCGTGCACTGTTCCGTGAAATCCGTCGCCATCAGGCGCGCGAGTTACGCATGCGTCAGGCGCAGTCAGCGGCGGCGGACGCCGATCAAGGAGGATATACATCATGA
- a CDS encoding DsbE family thiol:disulfide interchange protein, with protein MNRKWLFVPLVLFLLLVVAFLVQLQRNADGEDPTLLESALIGKPVPTFRLASLDTPGKTYSQSVLHDGKPLLLNVWATWCPTCYAEHKYLNTLAARGVRVVGLNYKDDRQKAIKWLNELGNPYALSLYDGDGMLGLDLGVYGAPETFLIDGNGIIRYRHAGDLNERVWKEEIEPLWLKYQGGQS; from the coding sequence ATGAATCGTAAATGGCTTTTTGTCCCGCTGGTGCTGTTTTTACTGTTGGTCGTGGCCTTCCTGGTGCAGTTGCAGCGTAATGCCGACGGGGAAGATCCGACCCTGCTGGAGTCGGCGTTGATCGGGAAACCGGTACCCACCTTCCGTTTGGCCTCGCTGGATACGCCGGGGAAGACCTATAGCCAGTCGGTATTGCACGATGGCAAGCCGCTGCTACTCAACGTCTGGGCGACCTGGTGTCCGACCTGCTATGCCGAGCATAAGTATTTGAACACGCTGGCAGCCCGCGGGGTACGTGTGGTTGGCTTGAACTATAAGGATGATCGTCAGAAGGCGATCAAGTGGCTGAATGAGCTGGGTAATCCTTATGCCCTGAGCCTGTATGACGGCGATGGCATGTTGGGGTTGGATCTGGGGGTATACGGTGCGCCGGAGACCTTCCTGATCGATGGCAACGGCATCATTCGTTATCGCCACGCCGGTGATCTCAATGAGCGAGTCTGGAAAGAAGAGATCGAACCACTGTGGTTGAAATATCAGGGAGGGCAATCATGA
- the ccmB gene encoding heme exporter protein CcmB produces MILAVIRRELRIAARSGAEIINPLWFFLIVVTLFPLSIGPEPQLLARIAPGIVWVAALLASLLSLERLFKDDFLDGSLEQLVLMPAPLTLTVLAKVVAHWLLTGLPLLILSPLVALLLSFNVATWQAVALTLLLGTPTLSFIGAIGVALTVGLRKGGVLLSLLVLPLYIPVLIFATSAIDAASMGMPIGGYLAILGAMLAGSMTLAPFAAAAALRVSIQ; encoded by the coding sequence ATGATCTTGGCAGTGATTCGGCGCGAGCTGAGGATCGCCGCACGTAGTGGCGCTGAAATTATTAACCCGCTGTGGTTCTTTCTGATTGTCGTAACGCTGTTTCCTTTGAGCATCGGCCCTGAGCCTCAGCTACTGGCGCGCATCGCACCGGGTATCGTCTGGGTGGCCGCATTGCTGGCGTCGCTGCTCTCGCTAGAGCGGCTGTTTAAAGATGACTTTTTGGATGGTTCGTTAGAGCAACTGGTGTTGATGCCCGCCCCGCTGACGTTAACGGTCCTCGCCAAGGTGGTCGCGCATTGGCTGCTGACGGGATTGCCGTTGTTGATTCTGTCGCCGTTGGTCGCACTGTTGCTGTCATTCAATGTCGCGACGTGGCAGGCGGTCGCGTTGACGCTGCTGCTCGGAACACCGACATTGAGCTTTATCGGCGCGATCGGGGTCGCGCTGACGGTGGGGCTGCGTAAAGGCGGGGTATTGCTGAGTCTCTTGGTGCTGCCGCTGTATATTCCGGTGCTGATCTTCGCCACCTCGGCGATCGATGCGGCATCGATGGGGATGCCCATCGGAGGGTATTTGGCGATCTTGGGGGCGATGCTGGCCGGGAGTATGACACTGGCGCCATTCGCCGCCGCCGCCGCATTACGTGTGAGTATCCAGTAA
- a CDS encoding HlyD family secretion protein, with amino-acid sequence MLKSPASRTALFLAITSTIIIFGIHQYNQQLSTRHGVVRANIIDITPQVSGLVTQVNVRHNQTVKKGDLLFSIDDSDYKINVQNAQANLANVEQQLLEQSAAVLSAKAALQNAQSQYSYMQSNFQRISNLKQRNFASTNDYQQAETDLNVSKGNVATAQARLQQAIAARGALGDDNAQLLAAKASLAKAELDLSRTHIYAPSNGKIATVNLNVGDYARPGNALLAEVDTDNIWVEGAFPETVIAGIRAGDKAKVYLMADTHVAYHGHVQSIGSAINSKELPNPGLLSELPQVFDWVRLAENVPVNIQLDPGSNMENFIPGLSATVDIVK; translated from the coding sequence ATGCTAAAGTCACCCGCTTCACGTACGGCGTTATTTCTCGCCATTACCTCCACGATCATTATCTTTGGCATCCATCAATACAACCAGCAGCTGAGTACTCGCCATGGCGTCGTACGGGCAAATATCATCGATATTACGCCGCAAGTAAGCGGCTTGGTGACACAGGTAAATGTACGCCACAATCAAACGGTCAAAAAGGGTGACTTACTGTTCTCCATCGACGATAGCGACTATAAGATCAATGTGCAGAATGCCCAAGCTAATCTGGCGAATGTCGAGCAGCAGTTGTTAGAGCAGAGCGCGGCGGTCCTGTCGGCCAAGGCCGCGCTACAAAACGCACAGAGCCAATACAGCTATATGCAGTCGAATTTTCAACGCATCAGTAACTTGAAGCAGCGTAACTTCGCCTCAACCAATGACTACCAACAGGCCGAGACCGATCTCAATGTGAGTAAAGGCAACGTCGCCACCGCCCAGGCACGGCTGCAACAGGCGATCGCCGCTCGTGGCGCACTCGGGGATGACAACGCACAGCTATTGGCCGCTAAGGCCTCACTGGCTAAAGCCGAACTGGATCTCTCGCGTACCCATATCTATGCGCCTAGCAACGGAAAAATCGCCACGGTCAATCTCAACGTCGGCGACTACGCCCGTCCCGGTAACGCATTGCTGGCCGAGGTCGATACCGATAACATCTGGGTAGAGGGTGCCTTCCCTGAAACCGTGATCGCCGGCATTCGCGCCGGCGATAAGGCCAAGGTCTATCTGATGGCCGATACCCATGTTGCCTACCATGGCCATGTACAGAGTATCGGTTCGGCGATCAACTCCAAAGAGTTGCCGAATCCCGGCTTACTCTCTGAGTTGCCCCAGGTCTTTGACTGGGTTCGCCTGGCAGAAAACGTACCAGTGAATATTCAATTAGATCCTGGCAGTAACATGGAGAATTTTATTCCGGGACTCAGTGCTACCGTCGATATCGTTAAATAA
- a CDS encoding DUF1656 domain-containing protein: protein MELFNDVVLLNAFIPKLVVLGILCFIITQLSVKFAARYRLLSYFWHPRLIVWAYASAIYALLVIAILHF from the coding sequence ATGGAACTCTTTAACGACGTCGTGCTACTGAATGCCTTTATCCCCAAGCTGGTGGTATTAGGTATTCTTTGTTTCATTATCACGCAACTGTCGGTGAAATTTGCCGCACGTTATCGTCTATTAAGTTATTTCTGGCACCCACGCCTCATCGTCTGGGCTTATGCATCGGCCATCTATGCATTACTGGTTATCGCCATCCTTCATTTCTAA
- a CDS encoding heme ABC transporter permease → MWKWLHQLAMPERLYRLCGRLTPWLGGLGILFLLAGLIWGFGFAPADYQQGNSYRIMYLHVPAAIWSMGIYAGMAIAAFVGLVWQMKMADLVSAAMAPVGAVFTFIALATGSAWGKPMWGTWWVWDARLTSELVLLFLYLGVIALYHAFDDRRLAGRAAGILVLVGVVNLPIIHFSVEWWNTLHQGSSNMQQSVDPSMRAPLRLSIFGFLFFFITLTLMRLRNLILQQERHRPWVTALLTSAGSRGRRAQ, encoded by the coding sequence ATGTGGAAATGGCTTCATCAGCTTGCCATGCCGGAACGGCTCTATCGGCTGTGCGGCAGACTGACTCCCTGGTTGGGGGGGCTTGGTATCCTGTTTCTTCTGGCCGGTCTGATCTGGGGCTTCGGCTTCGCGCCCGCCGATTATCAGCAGGGGAATAGCTACCGTATCATGTACCTGCATGTCCCGGCAGCCATCTGGTCGATGGGGATCTATGCCGGGATGGCCATCGCTGCCTTCGTGGGATTGGTGTGGCAGATGAAAATGGCGGATCTGGTCAGCGCCGCCATGGCACCGGTCGGGGCCGTCTTCACCTTCATCGCGCTGGCGACGGGGTCGGCGTGGGGCAAGCCGATGTGGGGAACCTGGTGGGTATGGGACGCCCGTCTGACCTCCGAGCTGGTATTGCTGTTTCTCTATCTGGGTGTCATCGCGCTGTATCACGCCTTTGACGATCGACGTCTCGCCGGGCGCGCCGCGGGCATCTTGGTGTTGGTGGGGGTAGTCAACTTACCGATCATCCATTTCTCCGTCGAGTGGTGGAATACCCTGCACCAAGGCTCCAGTAATATGCAGCAGAGCGTCGACCCGAGTATGCGCGCCCCGTTGCGCCTCAGCATTTTTGGCTTCCTCTTTTTCTTCATCACGTTGACGCTGATGCGTCTGCGTAACTTGATCCTACAGCAAGAGCGTCATCGCCCATGGGTGACGGCATTGCTGACGTCGGCGGGTTCGCGAGGGAGGCGCGCGCAATGA
- a CDS encoding FUSC family protein, producing the protein MLLQSLKALRLTLAVMLSLYLAIRLGMHSPDWAVTSALIVSLGTIGQIRSRWWQRIVGNFVGGSLGFFVIWWLAQDPFTIMLCAALFGSVCTYISLTHFQYKDMWRWVIIGFIIVFSASLSNPSHAFSVLFDRVGCVFIGSSVIFIFNLVWPLEYAASWQKQYHVILEKLAILLNKEDVDAVALYLDLSQKIDLLRQSLSLNYSDYRSIYAQEYNLINSIYALEKLSRHLYSLRMQHALDDQAKAWINAAIAAAKAREAIPPIEMAHSPRYASLLTLIAADLQGIVEKNATTDAQSRFRWQWQNRMFSAGTDSAFTSALLFFVSCILSLLLWRYGWPGGPQVMLLTAVLLVMCQYGERMSPKGFAIGFSIGTLFAFPIFVFLLPNLHDANAFWLSMLLIYFPMAFVMNGQYKVRAIPFIAFAVAVMVNANSHNYVPGNDYFNGYTTFLFALVAVITISSATLSLLVVNDTETRLKAQIAGWAKERQRFLSQRNPDRSKILARLERRTDIIISMYSKLDPAQQEQWRRRVSTIPLMLTRIQRWEQVEVPSSALSA; encoded by the coding sequence ATGCTACTACAAAGCCTAAAAGCCCTCCGACTCACCCTCGCCGTGATGCTCTCGCTCTATCTCGCGATACGGCTGGGGATGCACTCACCGGATTGGGCGGTGACCAGCGCGCTGATCGTCTCGTTGGGGACGATCGGCCAAATCCGCAGCCGCTGGTGGCAACGCATCGTCGGTAACTTTGTCGGTGGCAGCCTCGGTTTCTTCGTCATCTGGTGGCTAGCCCAAGACCCCTTCACCATCATGCTCTGTGCCGCGCTGTTTGGCAGCGTCTGCACCTATATCAGCCTGACACATTTCCAATACAAGGACATGTGGCGCTGGGTGATCATCGGCTTTATCATCGTCTTTAGCGCCTCCCTCTCCAATCCCAGCCACGCCTTCAGCGTGTTGTTCGACCGCGTAGGGTGTGTCTTCATCGGCTCTTCGGTGATCTTCATCTTCAACCTCGTATGGCCTTTGGAGTACGCCGCATCATGGCAGAAGCAATATCACGTTATTCTGGAAAAGTTAGCTATCCTACTCAATAAAGAGGATGTGGATGCGGTCGCGCTATACCTGGACCTGTCACAAAAGATCGACCTGTTGCGCCAGTCGCTATCCCTAAACTATAGCGATTATCGCAGTATCTACGCTCAGGAATACAACCTGATCAATAGTATCTACGCGCTGGAGAAGCTCAGTCGCCACCTCTACTCCTTGCGTATGCAACATGCCCTAGATGATCAGGCCAAAGCATGGATTAATGCCGCCATCGCGGCGGCCAAGGCGCGCGAGGCTATCCCTCCGATTGAGATGGCGCACTCCCCACGTTATGCCTCATTACTGACGCTGATCGCCGCTGATTTGCAAGGCATAGTAGAAAAAAATGCGACCACCGATGCGCAAAGCCGCTTTCGTTGGCAGTGGCAAAACCGGATGTTTAGCGCGGGAACCGACTCCGCCTTTACCAGCGCACTGCTATTCTTCGTCAGCTGTATACTGAGTCTGCTACTCTGGCGTTATGGTTGGCCTGGTGGTCCGCAGGTGATGCTCTTGACGGCGGTACTCCTGGTGATGTGCCAATACGGTGAACGCATGTCACCCAAGGGTTTCGCCATTGGCTTTAGTATCGGCACGCTGTTCGCCTTCCCGATCTTTGTTTTCCTATTACCGAACCTGCACGATGCCAATGCCTTTTGGCTGAGCATGCTGCTTATCTACTTCCCGATGGCCTTTGTGATGAATGGGCAATATAAAGTCCGAGCCATCCCTTTTATCGCCTTCGCCGTCGCTGTCATGGTCAACGCCAACAGCCATAACTACGTTCCTGGCAATGACTATTTCAATGGCTATACCACCTTCCTGTTTGCCTTGGTCGCCGTCATCACCATCAGTTCCGCCACGCTCAGTTTGCTGGTGGTGAATGATACCGAGACACGCCTCAAGGCGCAGATCGCAGGTTGGGCGAAGGAGCGGCAGCGCTTCCTCAGCCAGCGTAACCCGGATCGCAGTAAGATACTGGCTCGTCTGGAGCGTCGTACCGACATTATTATCAGCATGTACAGTAAACTAGACCCGGCACAACAAGAACAGTGGCGCAGAAGGGTATCGACGATACCGTTAATGCTGACACGTATCCAACGCTGGGAGCAAGTCGAGGTCCCCTCCTCCGCGCTAAGCGCTTGA
- the ccmE gene encoding cytochrome c maturation protein CcmE, with product MNPRRKNRLYLVIGVLVGLVVTVSLVLYALRANIDLFYTPSEILMGKGEQHEKPEVGQRLRIGGMVMPGSVQRDPNSLRVNFKLYDAHGVVDVTYTGILPDLFREGQGVVAQGVLEPGNVIQAKEVLAKHDEKYTPPEVEAAMKENHHMPQAGTTEQSTGR from the coding sequence ATGAATCCACGGCGTAAAAATCGCCTGTATCTGGTTATCGGCGTGCTGGTCGGCTTAGTGGTGACGGTGTCATTAGTGTTGTATGCCTTGCGCGCCAACATCGATCTGTTCTACACCCCGAGTGAAATCTTGATGGGGAAGGGCGAACAGCATGAAAAACCAGAGGTGGGGCAGCGGTTGCGTATCGGCGGAATGGTCATGCCGGGCTCGGTACAGCGTGATCCCAATAGCCTGCGCGTCAACTTCAAGCTGTACGATGCTCATGGTGTGGTCGATGTCACCTATACCGGCATCCTGCCGGATCTGTTCCGCGAGGGGCAGGGCGTCGTGGCTCAGGGCGTGCTGGAGCCGGGCAATGTGATCCAGGCGAAAGAGGTGCTGGCTAAGCATGACGAGAAATACACCCCGCCAGAGGTGGAAGCGGCGATGAAAGAGAATCATCACATGCCGCAGGCGGGTACGACTGAACAATCAACAGGGCGGTAA
- the ccmA gene encoding cytochrome c biogenesis heme-transporting ATPase CcmA — protein sequence MLTISRLGCRRDERVLFEDLSFRVQPGEMVQIEGPNGAGKTTLLRMLAGLSLPDSGEIIWQGASIRRQREHYQQHLLYLGHHPGVKSVMTAFENLAFYCRVLGQRDDEAIWQALAQVELVGFEDVPIAQLSAGQQRRVALARLWLSEAPLWILDEPLTAIDKRGVARLLALFARHTASGGTIILTTHQELNYSNMRRLCLRGEERAV from the coding sequence ATGTTGACGATTTCCCGCCTGGGCTGTCGGCGCGATGAGCGCGTGTTGTTTGAAGATCTGAGTTTTCGGGTACAGCCGGGAGAGATGGTGCAGATCGAGGGGCCGAACGGCGCCGGGAAGACCACACTGCTACGCATGTTGGCGGGGTTGTCCTTGCCGGACAGCGGCGAGATCATCTGGCAGGGGGCGTCGATCCGTCGTCAACGGGAACATTACCAGCAGCACCTGTTATATCTAGGGCATCACCCCGGCGTGAAGAGTGTGATGACGGCCTTTGAGAATCTGGCGTTTTATTGCCGAGTATTGGGCCAGCGTGATGACGAGGCTATCTGGCAGGCGCTTGCCCAAGTCGAACTGGTCGGTTTTGAAGATGTCCCCATCGCCCAACTCTCGGCGGGGCAGCAGCGGCGCGTCGCGCTGGCGCGCCTATGGTTGAGTGAGGCGCCCTTGTGGATCCTGGATGAACCGTTGACGGCGATCGATAAGCGTGGCGTGGCACGTTTACTCGCGTTGTTCGCGCGTCATACCGCCAGCGGCGGGACGATTATCCTGACCACCCATCAGGAGCTGAATTATTCCAATATGCGTCGGCTATGCCTGCGTGGTGAAGAGAGGGCGGTATGA